One segment of Engraulis encrasicolus isolate BLACKSEA-1 chromosome 7, IST_EnEncr_1.0, whole genome shotgun sequence DNA contains the following:
- the LOC134451823 gene encoding keratin-associated protein 5-1-like — protein sequence MAISKVIRHPIGRLHGNPVPRMDIATAVGSSQLCCTTGGCHLFIRQTIGGLCHRVCVCVCVCVCVCVCVCVCVCVCVCVCVCVCVCVCACVSVCINSSVCLSVCLSVCLSVCLSVCLSVCLSVCPCLPRSLVCKWPTERRTPSPRGHHRRLAVPTGAPKLLVMRECVRVCMRVCVHVYVCVCVCVSVCVCVCVCVCVCVCVCVCVCVCVCVCVCARVCVCVRACAGVCVCVCVCVCVCVCVCVCVCVCVCAQETSLL from the exons ATGGCCATCTCCAAGGTAATCCGGCACCCCATTGGACGTCTCCACGGTAACCCAGTACCCAGAATGGACATTGCCACG gctgTTGGGTCATCCCAGCTGTGTTGCACCACGGGCGGCTGTCACTTGTTTATCAGGCAGACGATTGGTGGCCTGTGTCACCGG gtgtgtgtgtgtgtgtgtgtgtgtgtgtgtgtgtgtgtgtgtgtgtgtgtgtgtgtgtgtgtgtgtgtgtgtgtgtgtgtgtgtgtgtgtgtgtgtgtgtgtgcgtgcgt TAGTGTCTGTA TCAATTCCTccgtatgcctgtctgtctgtctgtctgtctgtctgtctgtctgtctgtctgtctgtctgtctgtctgtctgtctgtctgtccat GTCTGCCTCGCTCCCTCGTGTGCAAGTGGCCCACTGAGCGTCGCACACCATCACCACGGGGCCATCACAGGCGTCTGGCTGTCCCGACCGGGGCTCCTAAACTATTGGTG atgcgtgagtgcgtgcgtgtatgcatgcgtgtgtgtgtacatgtcta tgtgtgtgtgtgtgtgtgtgtgtctgtgtgtgtgtgtgtgtgtgtgtgtgtgtgtgtgtgtgtgtgtgtgtgtgtgtgtgtgtgtgtgtgtgtgtgtgtgtgtgtgtgcgcgcgcgtgtgtgtgtgtgtgcgcgcgtgtgcgggggtttgtgtgtgtgtgtgtgtgtgtgtgtgtgtgtgtgtgtgtgtgtgtgtgtgtgtgtgtgtgtgtgtgtgt GCCCAGGAGACCTCTTTACTCTAA